The Kribbella amoyensis genomic sequence CTCGGTCTCCTGTCAGTCACCGGCCGCGTCACTGTCACGATCCTGCGCCGATGGTTGCCCATGACCTCGATCACCGCAGGCATCGTTCTTCTGCAAGGCGCGGCTCTGGCGCTCCTACCCGCCGCCGGCCACAGCATCGCCGGAGCTGCAGGCTGCCTGATCGCCTTCGGCCTAGGTTTCGGAGTCGCCTCGCTGGCGAAACCCGCCATCATCCTCGACCGGTACGGCGATCGCGGATACGCCACCATCGCCGGAATCCTCGGCACCCCAACCACCATCGCCGCCGCCGTGGCAACCGCCCACGGCTACACACTCCTCATCCTCACTGCGGCTTCCGCCTGCGCCCTGGCGGCTGCGGCTCTCACCACGACCCGCTACCTCCCGACCCCTGCCACACCAGCGCCGGCCAAGCTCGGAAGCCCGTAGGATCTGGTCGGTGGGTTGGGAAGTGCTCGGGCAGTGGGGTGAGGACGTCGTTCGTGTCGAACGGCTCGCCGGCGGTGTCGCCAATGACGTGTGGAGCTTGGGCGTCAATGGACAGTTGGCGGTTGGTCGGCTCGGCTCCAGGAGCGATGCCGACCTCGCGTGGGAGACCGAGCTCCTCCAACACCTCGACCGTGAAGGTCTGACCGTTCCGGTACCTATCCCGACCGCGGACGGCCGGCTGTTCGCCGATGGCCTCGTGGTGATGACGTACGTGGAGGGTGGGCCACCCGAGACGCAGGACGACTGGCGGCGGGTGGCCGGTACGTTGCGCGAGCTGCATCGGTTGACGCAGGGCTGGCCGCAGCGTCCGGGCTGGCGATCGTCGACCGATCTGCTGCACGCCGAGACCGGGACAAAGGTCGACCTCGGCGCGATGCCGCCCGAGGGTGTTGTCCGATGCCGTGCAGCGTGGGCGCGGCTCACCGGACGTGAGACCTCCGTCGTCCATGGCGATCCCAACCCCGGCAACGTCCGCATGTCTGCGGATCACGTTGCGCTCATCGACTGGGACGAGGCGCATGTCGACGTGCCCGACCTCGACCTGGTGTTGCCGGACAACGCCGCCGGACTTGAGGATCGCGCGTACGACGTCGCCGTTCAAGCGTCGGCTGCCTGGGAAGCCGCCGTGTGCTGGGACGACGAGTACTCGGTCAAGCGTCTCGCCGAAGTTCGAGCTGTCTGAGGTCGGGAAACCCGTTGTCACCTTGGGGATTTCCACAGAAGACTGCGCGAGGAGGTGATGAGGATGACCGAAGTCGTACTCGATCTGGCCGTGAGAGATCTGACCGACGCGGACCTGGCCGCGTGTGGCTTCGCCGGCAGTGACCTGCATCTGAAGCAGGTAGCCAGGCAACTCGACCGAGCACGTGACGGGGAGGTCGACTATCTCGCCGTCTGCACCAAGACCGACCTGCCCGTTGCGATCGGCGGTGTCGACTACGTGCCGCATCCCGGTGCGGGTTCGCTGTGGCAGTTGGCCGTGCACCCGGCCTTGCAGTCCTGCGGGATCGGGACGGTACTCATCGGGGCTGCTGAGCAACGGATCCTGGCCCGCGGCCTGGACCGCGCCGAGATCTCGGTCGAACTGAGCAACCCCCGAGCCCAGGCCCTGTACGAGCGCCTGGGCTACGTCGCGTACGGCGAGCAACTCGAAGCCTGGGACCAGCAGAATCCCGATGGCTCGATCACCCGCTACGAGACCACCTGCGCCCAGCTACGCAAGGAGCTGAGAGGCGGCCATTGAAGGTCTGCGAATGCCCTGCGACTGGGAGCGGTCAGTCGCAAGGGCGCCCGGGTCAGGCCTTCAGCGTTCCCAGGCCCGCGCACTGGTCCCCGTAGTCGGTGCAAACGCCGACGTAGACCGGTGTGCCGTCGGGGATGCTGAGTTGGGACTGCCCCGGGTTCGGTTGACTCCTGATCTGTGAGGACTTGGGTCCTTGCTGGAAGGATGTCTGTCGTGCCGAAAGCGTTTCCGTTGGAGTTCCGTCGTGATGTGGTCGCGGTTGCCCGCAAGGGTGAGGCGCCGATCGCGCAGGTCGCGAAGGACTTCGGGATTTCCGTGTCGTGTCTGCAGCGCTGGCTGAAGCTGGCCGATATCGAGGACGGTCACCAGTCGGGCGCCACTCGGGAGGAGTCGGCTGAGCTGCGCGAGGTGAAGAAGCGCAACCGGCAGTTGGAGCAGGAGAACGAGATCTTGCGGCGCGCCGCGGCCTACTTCGCCCGCGACGTCAACCCAAAATGATGTACCCGCTGGTCCTTGACCTCGCCGCCGACGCGATCCCTGTCGCGGTGACCTGCCGGGT encodes the following:
- a CDS encoding phosphotransferase enzyme family protein translates to MGWEVLGQWGEDVVRVERLAGGVANDVWSLGVNGQLAVGRLGSRSDADLAWETELLQHLDREGLTVPVPIPTADGRLFADGLVVMTYVEGGPPETQDDWRRVAGTLRELHRLTQGWPQRPGWRSSTDLLHAETGTKVDLGAMPPEGVVRCRAAWARLTGRETSVVHGDPNPGNVRMSADHVALIDWDEAHVDVPDLDLVLPDNAAGLEDRAYDVAVQASAAWEAAVCWDDEYSVKRLAEVRAV
- a CDS encoding GNAT family N-acetyltransferase yields the protein MTEVVLDLAVRDLTDADLAACGFAGSDLHLKQVARQLDRARDGEVDYLAVCTKTDLPVAIGGVDYVPHPGAGSLWQLAVHPALQSCGIGTVLIGAAEQRILARGLDRAEISVELSNPRAQALYERLGYVAYGEQLEAWDQQNPDGSITRYETTCAQLRKELRGGH